The sequence below is a genomic window from Theobroma cacao cultivar B97-61/B2 chromosome 6, Criollo_cocoa_genome_V2, whole genome shotgun sequence.
ttgaccAATCTAGACGTCAATCTTATTGGAGAAAAATCTGGCCAAAGAGGGTGCAGGGGTGATTGAAAAATCAAGAGTACCCAGTCCTCTCCCTCACCGTACCATAGCATTCTATGTATGGAGGAAATTTACCAACTGGTATGGCCAAAAAGCACTTCAAATGAGTCAGAGCACGCTCACATTGATAAAAGAAACTGGCCTTCCAGGCTTGGAGTGAAGAGCCAAGAGAAGAGGCAAATTAGTGAGAGTTCAAGTCGATCACTTCATCAATGAAAGACTACCAATTTggctaaataaattaagaaaatgataGAGAAACAAGCAGAAGAAATGTTACATTTtagaagttaaaaaaaatgcgGTTCACTAAGCTTGGATAACCAACTGAAACTCCTGCTAGATCCACCCAGATCCAAACCATATAGAAGCTAATGCCACAACCAAAGCCCTCAAACCGACCACGCCCCCAGGCAAAACTATCGGCGCAGCGGCAGAGCTGTTCGATGTATGGTTGGCAACGGGTGAGGCAGCTGGTGAAGGCAGTGGATGAACAAGGACAGAAACTTTCATGCCATTGAAGCACTGGCCATTCCCACAAATGAAGTAGTACCTCTTGGACTCATTGAGAGGTATAAAATCCTTGCCACTGCTCCAGTTTCCTAGTGCTCCTTCTGTTGTGCAGTTGTCATACCCAGTTTGGTTCACTTCAAACACGTTGTATTGGTTCTTTTGGTACCTAAAGGCTGGAAGGAAAGACAGAGTTGAAGATGGTATTAGACCAAGGACCCTCTGCCTATGTCAGCCTCAAAATACAAAGACTAGATGAAATATAAACATTCACAAATAAAGGCAGTCAAATCAGAAAGCAGATTCAGGACAGATGGGTACTTTCGCATTACCCCGAAATCAatgttttgcacttcataCTACCCATAATCATTTAGTAGTGTTTAACTTAGAAAACCCACCGTTTCCTTCATTTCTCTGAAAGACAAGAAAACGAAATGGTACAAAACTACAAATACAAACACAGATggttagagagagagagaaagagagagtaCAGATGAGGTCTCCAACATAGAAGGTGTGGTTGTTGGCCCAAAGGGTGTAGTTGATGCCAGGGTTCCAGCCTTTGTTAGCACCGACAATGTGGTCAGTGGCGGTGACAGTGCCAAAGATTAGAACGAAGCACAACAAGATAAGCTGATTTGAGGTCGAATTCAACATTCTTTGGCTCACTTGTTGGTGTTTAGCAGTTAGCAGTTTGGTTTGGTTACCCTCTTTTgcttctctcttctttctgatttttgttttttttttggggtggGGGGGGTGGGGGCGAGAAGCAACAATTATTGTGAGGGATTCAAAGATAATTTTGAGTAATGTGGGTGAACCGTGGGTCCCCTTCTTACCCGTTGGGTTTGAATCCAAATGTGACCAACTTCATTTTCTCCAATTTTTTAATCCCGGAAAATCATTTCCATCACAACATGGAATCTTTGCTCCATTATTTCAATCCAAGGTGGAACCCAAAGCTGAAGCACACTTTTAATTGCAGGTGCCAGGTGGTCCCTCCCATTCTGGACCTTCATTCGTGGGCTTCCCTTTTGGGGCCATTAAGCCCACCTCCTTCTGAAAGGTAGGCATTTGACTTTCCAATCTTCATAAGGGGTCTAATGTGAGCGCAAGACTTGTTGTATGGCCGTAGCCTTTACCCCAATATGGATTTGGTTGGTTTCAATGTGCAGAGCCTTattctctaatttttttaattgttttttatctctctccaattctttttttttttcatttagaTTAGATTGGACAAAATTATGCAATTTCAAGAACAATGGTAATTAAAAGTTTCTACTTTCACTCTAACTTTCTTCCATGAATTCTTCACCTTTGTATTATTATCATCTCTACTTGTTCTTAGATCTGAATCTAGGGTGATTTGTAGAAATAGTATAACATGCATAACTTATGTTTAGTACTCAAGTAAGCATGTGGAATTTCAAATGGCCATAGAACCAATCAAAACGGAAATCTTGCATGTCTCATGTTTTAAGAAGTCAAGATTGTTAAATCAATCCATGAGTCTTTCTTGATAAAACTTTATGTATAAATAAGGTTATACTAATTTAAGATATACCataataagaatttaaaatacaAAGCGTACCTAATTTCTAATCCAATATTTAACAGCAAAAACAATATTGACCAAATTGATTACCAATCTTCAACGCACAGgatcttcctcttcttttctttgtaacTCTCTAATGAGTAAGATTATTATATTTTGCTCGATAGGAGAAGGGACCTACCTTTTCCATTATATAATGAATCCCTAGTCCCCTTTATCATAGGATATAAGGTTTCCTACATAAGCCTACATAGTAAGTctacatttattatattcacGTATCACTATTGCATACATGAATAAGCAAATTCATGTATCACTATTGCATGCATGAATTAATAGATTCATGTATCACTATTAATTACATACATGAATACGTAGATCTAATTAAAAGATATAATTAATTGTAACTTTATCAAGACCAAGTAAGCTTAGCCTATTTcagaaaagacaaaataaatataaataatataaatccataattttgtattgaaaaaatttaacactTCTATTGTAAAACGTATAAAAAGTAATACCCTATTATGATTCTACGAAAGTAGCTAACCGATAACAAGAATATATGTGGAATTTGGTATTTTATAATTACAATGTGATTGCAAGGAAAATAATATTGTAGTGTTTGGTATATAAgcaaaataattattacaaTGAAGGAAGATAATATTACAGGGTTTggtttataaatattttattgagaatgtaattttaatttttagaattatCCTTATCtattaaaatgagaaaattatgataaataattctcttcataagcccaattcaaaatatctttcattataattttaactatttttagtcaaCTTTTGACATGACTTGACAATAAtgcattttaaacaatttcaaacaaattaaaatgattttagtTTTCTCTATCTCGccatttagaaaaaaattttaaaattaaatctcaatttctctttcttgcCAAATACTGTCTAACTCACCATCCGAAAGAGCAAAGATGACATCATGATATGTGTTTGAGGTTATTAGatttattggtttattcataaaacccaaaaattGAAGGTATGAAATTGATTAGACATATctgtaaattaaaatattatatgacTTTGGCAATTTAAATCTGACTacaaacaaacaaattaattagttattagATATTGCATTActgatttttaggcattgtgtTATTAGTTTTTAGATATTACAATACTAGTTTTTAGACATTACGTGACTGATTTTAGACATTGTgtgattgatttttaggtattgccTAAGTTACACAATGTCATATTAACTAGTTCagcaatacctaaaaatcagccatgcaatgcttaaaaattaataacgtaatgcctaaaaactagtcacacaaTACCTATAAACCATCAAAACTACTGAattctatttaataaaattaataacttcAAACAATACaccatattttatttaacaatataattaaCGGATATACTTACTTGGCAAAAAATGCTCGAAATGCTTAAAGGTTTTTCCTTATACATCAAAAATCACttcaaaatacttaaaatctcaaaacgCTCAAAGGTTTTTCTTTGTATATTAAAAACCACTTCAAAATACTCAAAATACTtaaagattttcttttctggCAATGAATACTCTAGAGATAAATAGTCTAGCAAAGAAAGCTCCAAAGATATGAGTTGATTTGTGGTACGGACCTAAACATATGAGTCAgtttcattaagggtaatttcattcaaaattaatttctcttagctaaaaatagtaaaaattataaagatggttattttcaaaaacacttTATGTATGAGaggtatttttgaaaagaactctattaaaatgtaagtttaatatacttatatatttttattattaatttttatataatatcatctcgcaaatatatttttaatgtcatatattttattttcattttttattataatcttgtacattttttttatttcttaatataatttcCTATGTTatatagtttttttaatttcttttttttttgaaagatcatataaattttattgacaaTCACTATCGACCATCCAACAGAGAATGACTACTAAGAGTAATAAAGAGACATCTctcaaaaactatatatatatatatatatatatatatacatatatatataataaattataacattACAAAATGTCTTTAACAAAGTTGAAAAGTAAAACtatctttaaaaatattgtaaatTGCAATATAATTTGATTACATTGATTTTGGACTGTAATCGCATTACATCCATTGATTATAATGTAATTGTATTGTAATATTGTATTGTAGTGATTTGTTGTAATACAAATActgtaatataatttaattggacACATTGCAGAGAATGTGCTTTCATTTCCTTCATACCAAACTTTCCCTTAGATTAAAGACTCTTATCTCTGATCTCATACtctaaattgaatatttcacTCTAAATTGAATACCAAACTTTATCTCGATTTCAAATCTCAATCAACCACATGCAAAGTAAAGTAAACttgaatttgaataaattttcGATTGTTTAAAGAGAATAACAGAAGGGTTAGGCAAAGGGTGAACTAGAGTTTAAAATAACCTAACTCATGGGAAGCACTTCTTGACACGTGAATATAATTTAatagttattttgacacatgtttataaaattttgtgtgacttttttttttcatatattttatgtCATGACAATTCTTCCCATGGTTCAAAGAGTTAATGGTGttaaaatttccatttaaaCAAGAACTCaattaattgtaaataattgattaaagacTTAATTGATTGTAATAAAAAGATATGGATTCATTTGGAAGCACAAggatttattttgtattttaacttaattatttcaataattagTGATTTATATCTATTTTCGTAAAGAGTGCGAGATCCATTAGGTTTTGTTGACAGAAAATATTGAAGAAAACATATGTATTTGATCCTATTACTTGATCATTACAAAGTTATTATAAAGGTGAAAAGCAGAAAAAATGGGGCCCAAGAAAAATATGTAATGTTGCTTGAAGAAGGTGGCAGCAATGCATTGAATTGAACCTTTGATGACCAGATTCATAATGCATCAAATTGacatttttatgtttagtCTGTGTGCATGAATTCAAGGGTCAGTCTTGATCAGGCTGCTGGCTGCTTATGGCGGATAGATCTCATGCATGACGACGACGTTTCAAATTACTTTAGCAATTAAGAACACTATAttcatttaatttgaatttccAAATCCGATGGAGTTATAATTCAAGATTATACATATGtataaaaaattgtttatcttattttataacatacgacgagaaattttttatttcatatcaTAACTTTCACTTGTtcattcataatttcaatttgagaattttaatatgaaatcttaaattttatagTTGAATGTGTTTTTGCTTGTTGacttaacttaattgtaaTCAATTTTCACTGTTTTAGCACGACGGCGACAAggttttatcaatttttttaaatggcttAAACCCTACTACTTATAAATAgcaaaggagaagaaaaaaaaaaggaaagagcaAAGAGCAAAGGAATAAGTGACGGTCATTGCCAAATGCCTTTTTTATTTGACAAATGAGGTACAAAGCTCATAAAAGATGAACGAGTTTGGATTAAAATCCAGAAGACTTCATGAATCACTTAAAGAAACCCATAGCCTCTACTAATTACTTGATAATTGGCACTGGGATTTTGCTTGTAATATTGCATGTATCGTGCTACACATGATTTTatcaataagaaaaatgaaaacaaaaagaaacataCATTCCTGGAATTCAACTGGACTAATGATTGTTATTTCCTGCTGTGAACTTAAGCATCGCCATTGGCTTCAAGAAACGGGTAATCAGTGTAACCAATGACTGGATCTGAGGTGTAGAAAGTATTTCTGTCATACTTATTAAGAGGGGCATTAAGCTCAAATCGCCTCGGCAAATCAGGATTTGCCAAAAACAATCGACCATAAGCAACCAGATCCACACGGTTTTCAGCCACAGCTTTGTTTCCATCTTCTTTGGTGTAGCCCCCGGCAGCAATGAAAGTGCCATTGAAAGCTTTTCTCATAGGCAGAAGAGTATGAGGACATTCACTTACATCTCCCATCATTTTTAACCTTGGCTCGATCATGTGGCAGTAGAGAATTCCATATTTGTTCAAGGCCTCAACCATGTAGAGAGCTAATGCTTTTGGATCAGAGTCTACTGCTTCAATAAAGTCTGTAAAGGGAGATAACCTTATTCCAACTCTATCTGCACCTATTTCATTGGCAACAGCTTCAACTATCTCTAATGCAAATCTGCAACGGTTCTCGAGTGATCCACCGTATTCATCTGTTCGATCATTCACTTGATCTTTCAAAAACTGGTCTATAAGGTACCCATGAGCTCCATGAATCTCAACCCCATCAAAACCTATAAATCAGAAGGTAAAATTAGCATTCTAAGAAAGTAGGACATCAAAAGGGAAGCATTTATTGTTCCATTATGTCTGGAAGAATTTGAGAATCCTCAAAATATTTGTTCACAATCTAGGAGAAAAAAACTTACCAGCTTCCATAGCATTCCTTGCTGCAGTTCTGAAATCATTGACAATTTGAGGGATTTCATCTGTCCTTAATCGCCTAGGAGGTGAGAACTGAGCAACATCCACTCCATTGGCTCGAATTTGTGGTGTCAATGACTTGTCTGTAGAAGAGATTGGAGCTTGTCCATTTGGCTGAAAACCTGTACGTATATAGACATTGACAAGGGATAAGAAATTAGTTGGGCCAATGTCATCACATGAATATGGGAATAAATATTAAGCATATAATTCCATCATAGAATCAGAAGAGAAGACATAATGGATGTCTAAGGCAAGAACTGACCGTAGTTTGAAACCCTTCCAACATGCCAAATCTGACAAAAGATAATTCCACCTTTGGCATGAACAGCATCAACAATGGGTTTCCAGGCCTCAACTTGCTCTTTTGTCCATATACCAGGTGTATGGGCGTACCTTCATAAATTAGAAAGAAACAATTAAAGAAAGTCTCATTAAATTAGTTTTTGAggtataaaaaaatgtaaaattttaactgtttaAGTAGTTGCGGTACATatgttatcttttttatttaaaaaagaaacaggTTTAAAAATTACCCTTGAGCCGTGTCAGAAACTCCAGTAGCTTCAGAGATCATAAAACCTCCTCTGGAAGTTCTCTGGGAGTAGTATAGAATGGCATGTGGTTGAGGAACATTATTGTAAGATCTTTGTCTTGTCAAAGGTGCCAATACAACTctgagaaaaaaggaagaaaaagaaagaggtaAATGATAGAGTAAGTTATTTATGCATCAAAATTTCCCAGGCGAAGAACAAAGTGATGCACATAGTCAGCCAATTACCATTGGTTTTCCTAATGAACAACATTCAAGTTATGCAAACTTGGATTTTTCAACTAATCAACTAGCTATGGCttgacaaagaaaaacaatatgCTGACGGGGATTATCCAAAAGTTATACAAATATCTACTTGGACGAAAGTAAAAGTTGTGCTATGAAAAATGCAGGAAAATTTATGCCTTTATTACCTATGAGAAAGATTGAATTTGCCAAATTTGTAGGGAGTGAGAAGAGGTTGAGTGGTGATATTTTCTTGCTGTTGTTGTTGGGTTTGCTTTTTGCCTTCCATATCTGAAACTAACTGATTTGCTTGCCTTTGGCTTTGGATATGTAGTTGAGCAGCAGTGCAGTGCAAATGGGTAGAAGTTGTTTCTGCTACCAGAAGAAAAGAACTTTGCTTCGCTTTGGTTTTGGTTTGGGATATTTGCTGAGTTGAGTTGTGTAGCGAGAATGGAGTATATATAGCCTTAGGATGGGCATCTGATGACGTGCGAGTGTACGTGATGAGAAGTGTCATGTCATGGTTATGGCACACCCCTCTTGACCAAAGAAACAGACGCACAGTTTCTTTCCATGTGCTAATTCCTgcccctttctttttctttggtaaatcataacaattattttgtaatttataaaaattataaaagttaaatTCCAACGAAATAAATGCTATAACTTATAAAAGGGTATTGGATGATTGTAAAAAATAGAAACTTAAAAAGCAAGAGtaaaaaaagttatgtatagaaaaaatttaaatatgaagaaaattacACATTTTATGCAGAGaaaatcttttataatttcaaaaattaataatggaTATACCTAGTGCCTAGTCTAGTCTAGATGATTAATTTAGCTACTCGatgaattacaaaattatttttttataattacaaaAGTTTTTCTGTAAGTGCCAAAGTGATTCCAAACATCGTCGTGCATGAGACATCATATATTCCTCACTGGATGGCCGCCGCAGGGCTCCACAAGCCGTCAGCAGCCAAAGAATGACCCTTGAATTTATGCACACTCAGTAACataaaaaagtcaatttatcccataattaatttggtcatctcaatatatataatataatataatatatatatatatgtatatataaaggTTCAATTTAATGCATTCCGACCATAAAGCGTACTAGAAAATCTTGGGCCCATTTTATCTGCTTTTGAACTTttgtgtgtgttttttttaattaataaaaacgaaaatgtttatatatttctttagTAAATCTAACAAAAGTGCAAATAAGATGATGGGGACATAATCTTCTGGAAAATGAGTAAAAAATAAGACTGTTTGTGCatccattatttatttaattaaataataaatagataaaagtCATGTTTAGTTTGTTCTAGGGTTCTATAACTTATACTTTACTTTTGGATTCTAAAgtattaatttcttgtttttttttatttgtagaaaatcaaaattttattttttttgttggcattaattaatagaaattaTTGCAATAGTAAGCGTGGATAACCAACTGAAACTCCTGCTAGACCCACCCAGATCCAAACCATATAGAAGCTAATGCCACAACCAAAGCCCTCAAACCGACCACGCCCCCAGGCAAAACTACCGGCGCAGCGGCAGAGCTGTTCGATGTATGGTTGGCAACGGGTGAGGCAGCTGGTGAAGGCAGTGGATGGACAAGGACAGAAACCTTCATGCCATTGAAGCACTGGCCATTCCCACAAATGAAGCGGTACCTCTTGGACTCATTGAGAGGTATAAAATCCTTGCCACTGCTCCAGTTTCCTAGTGCTCCTTCTGTTGTGCAGTTGTCATACCCAGTTTGGTTCACTTCAAACACGTTGTATTGGTTCTTTTGGTACCTAAAGGCTGGAAGGAAAGACAGAGTTGATGATGGTATTAGACCAAGGACCCTCTGCTTATGTCAGCCTCAAAATACAAAGACTAGATGCAATATAAACATTCACAAATAAAGGCAGTCAAATCAGAAAGCAGATTCAGGACAGATGGGTACTTTCGTATTACCCCGAAATCAatgttttgcacttcataCTACCCATAATCATTTAGTAGTGTTTAACTTAGAAAACCCACCGTTTCCTTCATTTCTCTGAAAgacaagaaaatgaaatggTACAAAACTACAAATACAAACGCAGATggttagagagagagagagagagtacaGATGAGGTCTCCAACATAGAAGGTGTGGTTGTTGGCCCAAAGGGTGTAGTTGATGCCAGGGTTCCAGCCTTTGTTAGCACCGACAATGTGGTCAGTGGCGGTGACAGTGCCAAAGATTAGAACGAAGCACAACAAGATAAGCTGATTTGAGGTCGAATTCAACATTCTTTGGCTCACTTGTTGGTGTTTAGCAGTTAGCAGTTTGGTTTGGTTACCCTCTTTTGCTTCGCTCTTCTTTCTGATTTCTGTTTTTTGGGGGGGGAGAACGAACAATTATTGTGAGGGACTCAAAGATAATTTTGAGTAATGTGGGTGAACCGTGGGTCCCCTTCTTACCCGTTGGGTTTGAATCCAAATGTGACCAACTTCATTTTCTCCAATTTTTTAATCCCGGAAAATCATTTCCATCACAACATGGAATCTTTGCTCCATTATTTCAATCCAAGGTGGAACCCAAAGCTGAAGCACACTTTTAATTGCCGGTGCCAGGTGGTCCCTCCCATTCTGGACCTTCATTCGTGGGCTTCCCTTTTAGGGCCATTAAGCCCATCTCCCTCTGAAAGGTAGGCATTTGACTATCCAATCTTCATAATGGGTCTCATGTGAGCGCAAGACTTGTTGTAGGGCCGTAGCCTTTACCCCAATATGGATTTGGTTGGTTTCAATGTGTAGAGCCTTattctctaatttttttaattgttttttatctctctccaattcttttttttttttttcatttagaTTAGATTGGACAAAATTATGCAATTTCAAGAACAATGGTAATTAAAAGTTTCTACTTTCACTCTAAATTTTCTTCCATGAGTTCTTCACCTTTGTAAATATgtataaaaattgtttatcttattttaataTGCAACgagaaatatttttatttcgtaTCATAACTTTCACTTGTTCacttataatttaaatttgagaattttaaaataaaatcttaagtttTACAGTTGAATGTGTTTTTCCTTgttaacttaacttaattgGAATCAATTTTCACTGTTTTAGCACGAGGGCGACAAGGTTTTGTCAAGTTTTTTAAATGGCTTAAACCCTACTACTTATAAATAgcaaaggagaagaaaaagaaaaggaaaaagcaaaGAGCAAAGGAATAAGTGACGGGCATTGCCAAATGCCTTTTTTATTTGACAAATGAGGTACAAAGCTCATAAAAGATGAACGAGTTTGGATTAAAATCCAGAAGACT
It includes:
- the LOC108660460 gene encoding lamin-like protein, translating into MLNSTSNQLILLCFVLIFGTVTATDHIVGANKGWNPGINYTLWANNHTFYVGDLISFRYQKNQYNVFEVNQTGYDNCTTEGALGNWSSGKDFIPLNESKRYYFICGNGQCFNGMKVSVLVHPLPSPAASPVANHTSNSSAAAPIVLPGGVVGLRALVVALASIWFGSGWI
- the LOC18595445 gene encoding putative 12-oxophytodienoate reductase 11, which produces MTLLITYTRTSSDAHPKAIYTPFSLHNSTQQISQTKTKAKQSSFLLVAETTSTHLHCTAAQLHIQSQRQANQLVSDMEGKKQTQQQQQENITTQPLLTPYKFGKFNLSHRVVLAPLTRQRSYNNVPQPHAILYYSQRTSRGGFMISEATGVSDTAQGYAHTPGIWTKEQVEAWKPIVDAVHAKGGIIFCQIWHVGRVSNYGFQPNGQAPISSTDKSLTPQIRANGVDVAQFSPPRRLRTDEIPQIVNDFRTAARNAMEAGFDGVEIHGAHGYLIDQFLKDQVNDRTDEYGGSLENRCRFALEIVEAVANEIGADRVGIRLSPFTDFIEAVDSDPKALALYMVEALNKYGILYCHMIEPRLKMMGDVSECPHTLLPMRKAFNGTFIAAGGYTKEDGNKAVAENRVDLVAYGRLFLANPDLPRRFELNAPLNKYDRNTFYTSDPVIGYTDYPFLEANGDA
- the LOC18595443 gene encoding lamin-like protein, translating into MLNSTSNQLILLCFVLIFGTVTATDHIVGANKGWNPGINYTLWANNHTFYVGDLISFRYQKNQYNVFEVNQTGYDNCTTEGALGNWSSGKDFIPLNESKRYRFICGNGQCFNGMKVSVLVHPLPSPAASPVANHTSNSSAAAPVVLPGGVVGLRALVVALASIWFGSGWV